From the genome of Novosphingobium sp. TH158, one region includes:
- a CDS encoding transcriptional regulator: protein MTVFSPEARSTFAANYPEVPHKIAHALGDHPLLSFAALADLAEALPATSIEYNYADLPIGIDGKPDPSALSIGETIRNIESSGSWAAIKNIEQVPAYADLLNSLLAELRPEIEAKTGRMMKLQGFVFVTSPGGVTPYHFDPEHNILLQIRGSKVMTQFPAGDPRFAPDEVHEGYHTGGARELKWRDELLSGGTEFPLDPGEALFVPVMAPHFVKTGPQSSVSLSITWRSDWSFAEADARAFNSVLRRIGFRPASTGRWPATNKAKALGWRVLRRFRSQPQG, encoded by the coding sequence ATGACCGTGTTTTCTCCCGAAGCCCGCAGCACGTTTGCCGCCAACTACCCCGAAGTGCCGCACAAGATTGCCCACGCGCTCGGCGATCACCCGCTGCTGAGTTTCGCCGCACTCGCCGATCTCGCGGAAGCGCTTCCCGCCACTTCGATCGAATACAATTACGCCGACCTGCCGATCGGCATCGACGGCAAGCCCGATCCGTCCGCGCTTTCCATCGGCGAAACGATCCGGAATATCGAAAGCAGCGGCTCATGGGCGGCGATCAAGAACATCGAACAGGTTCCTGCCTACGCCGATCTGCTGAACTCCCTGCTCGCCGAACTCCGCCCGGAAATCGAGGCCAAGACCGGACGCATGATGAAGCTTCAGGGCTTTGTCTTCGTCACCTCGCCCGGCGGTGTCACGCCTTATCACTTCGATCCTGAGCACAATATCCTGCTGCAGATCCGCGGTTCGAAGGTCATGACCCAATTCCCCGCCGGCGATCCCCGCTTCGCGCCGGATGAGGTGCATGAAGGCTATCACACCGGTGGCGCGCGCGAGCTGAAATGGCGCGACGAGCTGCTTTCCGGCGGGACAGAGTTTCCGCTCGATCCCGGCGAAGCCCTCTTCGTCCCCGTCATGGCGCCGCACTTCGTCAAGACCGGACCGCAGAGCTCGGTCTCGCTCTCGATCACCTGGCGCTCGGACTGGTCCTTTGCCGAAGCTGATGCCCGCGCCTTCAATTCGGTGCTGCGGCGGATCGGCTTCAGGCCGGCGAGCACCGGACGGTGGCCCGCGACCAATAAGGCCAAGGCGCTTGGCTGGCGGGTGCTGCGCCGGTTCCGGAGCCAACCGCAAGGTTGA
- a CDS encoding acyl-CoA thioesterase II, whose amino-acid sequence MTDAPRPDDLVSELLHLLNVEQVGEDAFRGRRKVGGIGRVFGGQVIAQALASAERTVAPDREVHSLHAYFLRGGSEDHEIDFTIDRDFDGGSFSNRRVVASQQGTPILNLTASFHKREPGVGHAEGMPQVPQPEDLLSEGELREKYIHLVPENMRDFVLKFRALEVKPVDPAAWAGMKGGAPRLDTWFRAPARLPDDPHIHRAILAYASDYTLLGTCTVPHRLSWMTGEVQGASLDHAIWFHDDFRVDDWLLYSTDSPWAGRARGFNRGRIYTRDGRLVAETAQEGLIRVKPKG is encoded by the coding sequence ATGACCGACGCCCCTCGTCCCGACGACCTCGTGTCCGAACTCCTCCACCTGCTTAACGTCGAGCAGGTCGGCGAAGACGCATTCCGTGGCCGTCGCAAGGTGGGCGGCATCGGGCGCGTATTCGGCGGACAGGTCATCGCCCAGGCCCTTGCCTCCGCAGAGCGCACCGTTGCCCCCGATCGCGAGGTTCACTCGCTCCATGCCTATTTTCTGCGCGGCGGCAGCGAGGATCACGAGATAGACTTCACCATCGATCGCGACTTCGATGGCGGCAGCTTTTCAAACCGTCGCGTCGTCGCCAGCCAGCAGGGCACGCCGATCCTCAACCTCACGGCATCGTTCCACAAGCGCGAGCCCGGTGTCGGCCATGCCGAGGGCATGCCGCAGGTGCCCCAGCCCGAGGACCTGCTGAGCGAAGGCGAACTGCGGGAAAAGTACATTCACCTTGTGCCCGAGAACATGCGCGATTTTGTGCTGAAGTTCCGGGCGCTGGAAGTGAAGCCGGTCGATCCGGCGGCGTGGGCCGGAATGAAGGGTGGCGCACCGCGGCTCGATACCTGGTTCCGCGCGCCCGCCCGGTTGCCCGATGATCCGCACATCCACCGGGCGATCCTCGCCTATGCCAGCGACTATACCTTGCTTGGCACCTGTACCGTCCCGCACCGGCTTAGCTGGATGACGGGCGAGGTACAGGGTGCGAGCCTGGATCACGCCATCTGGTTCCATGACGATTTCCGGGTGGATGACTGGCTGCTTTACTCCACCGACAGTCCCTGGGCCGGACGTGCGCGCGGCTTCAACCGCGGCCGCATTTACACCCGCGACGGCCGGCTGGTCGCGGAAACCGCTCAGGAAGGCCTGATCAGAGTCAAGCCGAAGGGCTGA
- the uvrC gene encoding excinuclease ABC subunit UvrC: MARKNAVPPDRQSSERFNEERATFTMKGSRPDLEAGVAAIREVQATLPPRPGVYRMQDARGDVLYVGKARALKNRVANYTQVDRLPLRLQRMVAQTRSMTIVTTNSEAEALLLEAQLIKRFRPPYNVLLRDDKSFPFILLRSDHEFPRIMKHRGARRAAGNYYGPFASAGSVNTTINALQKLFLLRSCTDSFFSRRDRPCLLYQIKRCSAPCVGRIDSAGYAELVGEAKDFLGGKSSAVQRKIEAQMAKAAEALDFERAAMLRDRLRAATFIQGSQAINAEGLGNADIFALASKGGNVGIQAFFIRGGQNWGHRAFFPSHTEGLSEEEVLQSFMAQFYEEVPPPRCILVDRPIPEADLLAEAFREGAGGKVEISVPQRGDRRRLLDQARRNAVEALDRRLAESGTKAKLNRELAEFLELPEPPQRIEVYDNSHIQGAQALGAMIVAGPEGFIKGQYRKWNIRSAQTNDDFAMMREVFQRRFARVQDEDPDRDGGMWPDLVLIDGGKGQMSAARDTLEDMGIEDVPLIAIAKGPHHGREGREVFHFPDGREKMLPENSPLLFHLQRLRDEVHRFAIGAHREKRSRAITASPLDEIPGIGPARKRALLLHFGTASKVRAAALDDLKRAPGVSAAVAQAVYDFYHPGG; encoded by the coding sequence ATGGCCCGCAAGAATGCTGTCCCCCCTGACCGGCAGTCGTCCGAACGCTTCAACGAGGAGCGGGCGACCTTCACGATGAAGGGTAGCCGGCCCGATCTCGAGGCCGGCGTCGCCGCTATCCGCGAGGTGCAGGCAACCTTGCCGCCACGGCCGGGCGTCTACCGGATGCAGGATGCCCGGGGCGACGTGCTCTACGTTGGCAAGGCGCGGGCGCTCAAGAACCGGGTCGCCAATTACACGCAGGTCGATCGCCTGCCGTTGAGGCTGCAGCGCATGGTCGCGCAGACCCGGTCGATGACCATCGTCACGACCAACAGCGAGGCAGAGGCGCTGCTGCTGGAAGCGCAATTGATCAAGCGCTTCCGCCCGCCCTACAACGTGCTGCTGCGCGACGACAAAAGCTTTCCCTTCATCCTGCTTCGTTCCGACCATGAGTTTCCGCGCATCATGAAGCATCGTGGCGCGCGTCGCGCGGCAGGTAACTATTACGGGCCATTTGCAAGCGCCGGATCGGTCAACACCACGATTAACGCGTTGCAGAAATTGTTCCTTCTAAGAAGCTGTACGGACAGCTTCTTTTCCCGGCGCGATCGTCCGTGCCTGCTTTACCAGATCAAGCGCTGCTCGGCCCCATGCGTCGGCCGCATCGATTCTGCTGGCTATGCCGAACTGGTCGGCGAGGCCAAGGATTTCCTCGGCGGCAAAAGCTCTGCCGTCCAACGCAAGATCGAGGCGCAGATGGCCAAGGCCGCCGAGGCTCTGGACTTCGAACGCGCCGCCATGCTCCGCGACCGGCTGCGCGCCGCCACTTTCATCCAGGGCAGCCAGGCGATCAACGCGGAGGGCCTCGGCAATGCCGACATCTTTGCGCTGGCCAGCAAGGGCGGCAATGTCGGCATCCAGGCGTTCTTCATTCGCGGCGGCCAGAACTGGGGCCACCGCGCCTTCTTCCCGAGCCATACCGAGGGTCTGAGCGAGGAAGAGGTGCTGCAAAGCTTCATGGCCCAGTTTTACGAGGAAGTGCCGCCCCCCCGCTGCATCCTCGTCGATCGCCCGATCCCGGAGGCCGATCTGCTGGCGGAGGCGTTCCGCGAAGGGGCTGGAGGCAAGGTGGAGATTTCCGTGCCGCAGCGGGGGGACCGGCGGCGTCTGCTTGACCAGGCCCGGCGCAACGCTGTCGAAGCGCTGGACAGGCGCCTGGCCGAAAGCGGGACCAAAGCAAAGCTCAATCGGGAACTGGCCGAATTCCTGGAATTGCCCGAACCGCCGCAACGGATCGAGGTTTACGACAACAGCCACATACAGGGCGCGCAGGCGCTCGGCGCGATGATCGTTGCCGGGCCGGAAGGTTTCATCAAGGGCCAGTACCGCAAATGGAACATCCGTAGCGCCCAGACCAATGACGATTTCGCGATGATGCGCGAGGTATTCCAGCGCCGCTTTGCCCGCGTGCAGGATGAAGATCCCGACCGGGATGGCGGAATGTGGCCGGACCTAGTGCTAATCGACGGCGGCAAGGGGCAGATGAGTGCGGCACGCGACACGCTGGAGGACATGGGGATCGAGGATGTTCCCCTGATCGCCATCGCCAAAGGACCGCATCATGGTCGCGAGGGACGCGAAGTGTTCCATTTCCCCGACGGTCGGGAAAAGATGCTGCCGGAAAACTCGCCGCTGCTGTTTCACCTGCAGCGCCTGCGCGATGAAGTGCACCGCTTTGCCATCGGTGCACACCGCGAAAAGCGCAGCCGGGCGATCACCGCATCACCGCTCGACGAGATTCCCGGCATCGGACCGGCGCGCAAACGTGCGCTGCTGCTGCATTTCGGCACGGCCAGCAAGGTGCGCGCGGCGGCGCTCGACGACCTGAAGCGCGCGCCGGGCGTTAGTGCGGCAGTAGCGCAGGCGGTCTATGACTTCTATCATCCCGGCGGCTGA
- a CDS encoding AI-2E family transporter — translation MKDRHLHGWTLEDVGFAALVVFVTVLFGWMLLPYFGAILWGLVAAILFRPLHLRLVAALGGRKGTAAGITLFLIVAVVILPAVLLGASLVQEASAIYARIQSGDIDIGRIMNNAVDALPQSLRGIAQDYGIGDPNQMRGALAPGLKNGLQAVAGQALNVGQGALSFIAALGVMLYLTFFLLRDGNELEDRFRTALPIRPQLRDRLIDKFLAVIRATMKGTVAVAVMQGLVGGLIFWMLGVEGALLWGLLMGFLSLIPAVGTGLVWVPVAVYLLITGSVWEGAILVFCGLFVIGLIDNLLRPILVGKDTKLPDFVVLIATVAGLELFGITGFIIGPIIAALFIAVWDMVTHVRGQPLPRHEG, via the coding sequence ATGAAAGACAGGCACTTGCACGGCTGGACGCTTGAAGACGTTGGCTTTGCCGCGCTCGTCGTCTTTGTCACGGTGCTGTTCGGCTGGATGCTGCTGCCCTATTTCGGCGCGATCCTGTGGGGCCTTGTCGCGGCAATCCTGTTCCGTCCGCTCCACTTGCGCCTCGTTGCCGCCCTGGGCGGGAGGAAGGGAACGGCCGCCGGGATCACGCTGTTCCTGATCGTCGCAGTGGTCATCCTTCCGGCCGTATTGCTGGGCGCCAGCCTGGTGCAGGAGGCCAGCGCCATCTATGCCCGGATCCAGAGCGGTGACATCGACATCGGCCGGATCATGAACAATGCGGTCGATGCCTTGCCGCAATCGCTGCGCGGCATTGCCCAGGACTATGGAATTGGTGATCCCAACCAGATGCGCGGGGCGCTCGCCCCCGGCCTCAAGAACGGGTTGCAGGCCGTGGCCGGACAGGCGTTGAACGTAGGGCAGGGGGCCTTGTCGTTCATCGCCGCGCTCGGCGTCATGCTCTATCTCACGTTCTTCCTGCTGCGCGACGGGAACGAGCTGGAAGACCGCTTCCGCACGGCCCTGCCGATCCGCCCGCAACTGCGTGACCGGCTGATCGACAAGTTCCTCGCCGTCATTCGCGCCACGATGAAGGGCACGGTTGCCGTAGCCGTCATGCAGGGGCTGGTCGGCGGCCTGATCTTCTGGATGCTGGGCGTGGAGGGCGCACTCCTGTGGGGCCTGCTGATGGGCTTCCTGTCGCTGATCCCGGCCGTTGGCACGGGCCTCGTCTGGGTGCCTGTCGCGGTTTACCTGTTGATCACCGGGTCTGTCTGGGAAGGCGCAATACTGGTTTTCTGCGGCCTTTTCGTCATTGGCCTGATCGATAACCTGCTGCGCCCGATCCTTGTCGGCAAGGATACCAAGCTGCCGGACTTCGTCGTCCTCATCGCGACGGTGGCAGGTCTGGAACTGTTCGGCATTACCGGCTTCATCATCGGCCCGATCATCGCCGCGCTGTTCATCGCCGTGTGGGACATGGTCACGCACGTGCGCGGCCAGCCACTGCCCCGGCACGAAGGTTGA
- a CDS encoding GNAT family N-acetyltransferase, translating to MASSAIALERIAEPAGARSAAGEGLRLRTLAPKDCSPADLHAWAQLAQDGSEPNPFFEHWYLLPALKALDKSGAARLLVLEQDGGWAGLLPIASRKSYYGKPIRHLGSWMHANCFLGAPLVARGREAAFWQALLAWADGNVEGLFLHLPQLPLDGALFEALRQVLAGKARPAGIVMREERALLQSDLSPEAYLEASMSGKKRKELRRQHNRLSETGRVEFVRDDSDAGLDQWTADFLRLEKAGWKGLNGSALACSADTEALFRDSLAGAAAAGRLERLTLLLDGQPIAMLANFLTAPGAFSYKTAFDEDYARFSPGVLLQRENLALLERAGIAWCDSCAAPDHPMIDHIWRERRAIGSVSIAIGGKLRRAAFCLILKAELGRRPDGARL from the coding sequence TTGGCCTCGAGCGCTATCGCGCTGGAACGGATCGCAGAACCGGCGGGGGCAAGATCGGCCGCTGGCGAAGGCCTGCGCCTGCGAACCCTTGCCCCGAAGGATTGCAGCCCGGCCGACTTGCACGCCTGGGCACAGCTTGCGCAGGACGGGAGCGAGCCCAATCCCTTCTTCGAGCACTGGTATCTTCTCCCGGCCCTGAAGGCGCTGGACAAGTCTGGCGCAGCACGCCTGCTGGTGCTGGAACAGGATGGCGGCTGGGCCGGCCTTCTGCCCATCGCTTCCCGCAAAAGCTATTACGGCAAGCCGATCAGGCACCTCGGCAGCTGGATGCACGCCAATTGCTTCCTTGGCGCGCCTCTCGTTGCGCGGGGACGCGAAGCTGCCTTCTGGCAGGCCCTGCTGGCCTGGGCCGATGGCAACGTGGAGGGACTGTTCCTTCACCTGCCGCAATTGCCGCTGGACGGCGCTCTGTTCGAGGCGCTTCGGCAGGTGCTGGCCGGCAAGGCGCGCCCTGCTGGCATCGTCATGCGCGAAGAGCGGGCTCTGCTGCAATCGGACCTTTCCCCCGAAGCCTATCTTGAGGCTTCGATGAGCGGCAAGAAGCGCAAGGAACTGCGCCGCCAGCACAACCGCCTCAGCGAGACAGGACGGGTCGAATTCGTCCGCGACGACTCCGATGCCGGACTCGATCAATGGACGGCGGACTTTCTGCGGCTGGAAAAGGCCGGCTGGAAAGGCCTTAACGGCTCGGCCCTTGCCTGCTCTGCCGATACCGAGGCCCTGTTCCGCGACAGTCTGGCAGGTGCGGCAGCTGCCGGACGGCTAGAGCGCCTGACCCTGCTGCTTGATGGCCAGCCCATCGCCATGCTCGCCAACTTCCTCACGGCCCCGGGCGCGTTTTCCTACAAGACGGCGTTCGACGAGGATTATGCCCGCTTCTCGCCGGGCGTCCTGCTCCAGCGGGAGAACCTGGCGCTGCTTGAGCGGGCGGGCATCGCATGGTGCGATTCGTGCGCTGCGCCCGATCACCCGATGATCGACCACATCTGGCGCGAACGGCGCGCCATCGGGTCGGTCTCCATCGCCATCGGCGGAAAGCTGCGCCGAGCCGCCTTTTGCCTGATCCTCAAAGCCGAACTGGGTCGCCGCCCTGACGGAGCCAGACTATGA